One Apodemus sylvaticus chromosome 16, mApoSyl1.1, whole genome shotgun sequence genomic region harbors:
- the Gpbp1 gene encoding vasculin isoform X1 — MAQHDFAPAWLNFPTPPSSTKSSLNFEKHSENFSWTENRYDVSRRRHNSSDGFDSGIGRPNGGNFGRKEKNGWRTHGRNGTENINHRGGYHGGHSRSRSSIFHSGKSQGLHENNIPDNETGRKEDKRERRQFEAEDFPSLNPEYEREPNQNKSLAAGVWGLHAQTHTYPTKKISQAPLLDYPPNPKSRTPRMLVIKKGNTKDLQLSGFPVAGNLQSQPVKNGTGPSVYKGLVPKPAVPPTKPTQWKSQTKENKVGTSFPHESTYGVGNFNTFKSTAKNISPSTNSVKECNRSNSSSPVDKLNQQPRLTKLTRMRSDKKSEFLKALKRDRVEEEHEDESHAGSEKDDDSFNLHNSNTHQERDINRNFDENEIPQENGNASVISQQIIRSSTFPQTDVLSSSLEAEHRLLKEMGWQEDSENDETCAPLTEDEMREFQVISEQLQKNGLRKNGILKNGLICDFKFGPWKNSTFKPTIENDDTETSSSDTSDDDDV, encoded by the exons TCATCATTGAATTTTGAGAAGCATTCTGAAAATTTTTCATGGACAGAAAATCGTTATGATGTGAGTCGTCGACGACACAATTCTTCAGATGGCTTTGATTCTGGTATTGGACGTCCTAATGGAG GTAATtttgggaggaaagagaaaaatggatggCGTACGCATGGCAGAAATGGTACAGAAAACATAAATCATCGAGGGGGATACCATGGTGGACATTCCCGTTCTCGTAGCAGTATTTTCCATTCTGGAAAAAGCCAAGGACTACATGAAAACAACATCCCTGACAATGAAACTGGgaggaaagaagacaaaagagaacgcagacaGTTTGAGGCTGAGGATTTT ccaTCTTTAAATCCTGAATATGAGAGAGAACCAAATCAGAATAAATCTTTAGCTGCGGGTGTATGGG GCCTACAcgcccagacacacacatacccaaccaaaaaaatctccCAAGCTCCTCTCTTAG ACTATCCCCCGAATCCTAAATCTAGAACTCCAAGAATGCTGGTCATTAAGAAAGGTAATACAAAAGACTTACAGCTATCTGGATTCCCAGTAGCAGGAAATCTCCAGTCACAGCCAGTTAAGAATGGAACTGGTCCGAGTGTTTATAAAGGCTTAGTCCCCAAACCTGCTGTTCCACCTACAAAA CCTACACAATGGAAAAGccaaactaaagaaaacaaagttgGGACTTCTTTTCCTCATGAATCTACATATGGTGTTGGCAACTTTAATACTTTTAAGTCAACCGCCAAGAATATTAGTCCATCAACAAATTCTGTGAAAGAG TGTAATCGTTCAAATTCTTCTTCACCTGTTGACAAACTTAATCAGCAGCCTCGTTTAACTAAACTGACACGAATGCGCAGTGATAAAAAGAGTGAATTTTTGAAAGCATTGAAAAGGGACCGAGTAGAAGAGGAACATGAAGATGAAAGCCATGCTGGCTCAGAGAAG GATGACGACTCATTTAATTTGCATAACAGCAATACTCACCAAGAAAGAGATATAAACAGAAACTTTGATGAAAATGAAATTCCACAGGAGAATGGCAATGCCTCGGTGATTTCTCAACAAATCATTCGTTCTTCAACTTTTCCACAAACTGATGTTCTTTCCAGTTCACTTGAGGCAGAACACAG ATTATTAAAAGAGATGGGCTGGCAGGAAGACAGTGAAAATGATGAAACATGTGCTCCCTTAACTGAGGATGAAATGAGAGAATTCCAAGTTATTAGTGAGCAG TTACAGAAGAATGGTCTGAGAAAAAATGGTATTTTGAAAAATGGCCTGATCTGTGACTTCAAGTTTGGACCCTGGAAAAACAGCACTTTCAAACCCACGATTGAGAATGACGACACAGAGACAAGTAGCAGTGACACATCAGATGACGACGATGTGTGA
- the Gpbp1 gene encoding vasculin isoform X2 — protein sequence MAQHDFAPAWLNFPTPPSSTKSSLNFEKHSENFSWTENRYDVSRRRHNSSDGFDSGIGRPNGGNFGRKEKNGWRTHGRNGTENINHRGGYHGGHSRSRSSIFHSGKSQGLHENNIPDNETGRKEDKRERRQFEAEDFPSLNPEYEREPNQNKSLAAGVWDYPPNPKSRTPRMLVIKKGNTKDLQLSGFPVAGNLQSQPVKNGTGPSVYKGLVPKPAVPPTKPTQWKSQTKENKVGTSFPHESTYGVGNFNTFKSTAKNISPSTNSVKECNRSNSSSPVDKLNQQPRLTKLTRMRSDKKSEFLKALKRDRVEEEHEDESHAGSEKDDDSFNLHNSNTHQERDINRNFDENEIPQENGNASVISQQIIRSSTFPQTDVLSSSLEAEHRLLKEMGWQEDSENDETCAPLTEDEMREFQVISEQLQKNGLRKNGILKNGLICDFKFGPWKNSTFKPTIENDDTETSSSDTSDDDDV from the exons TCATCATTGAATTTTGAGAAGCATTCTGAAAATTTTTCATGGACAGAAAATCGTTATGATGTGAGTCGTCGACGACACAATTCTTCAGATGGCTTTGATTCTGGTATTGGACGTCCTAATGGAG GTAATtttgggaggaaagagaaaaatggatggCGTACGCATGGCAGAAATGGTACAGAAAACATAAATCATCGAGGGGGATACCATGGTGGACATTCCCGTTCTCGTAGCAGTATTTTCCATTCTGGAAAAAGCCAAGGACTACATGAAAACAACATCCCTGACAATGAAACTGGgaggaaagaagacaaaagagaacgcagacaGTTTGAGGCTGAGGATTTT ccaTCTTTAAATCCTGAATATGAGAGAGAACCAAATCAGAATAAATCTTTAGCTGCGGGTGTATGGG ACTATCCCCCGAATCCTAAATCTAGAACTCCAAGAATGCTGGTCATTAAGAAAGGTAATACAAAAGACTTACAGCTATCTGGATTCCCAGTAGCAGGAAATCTCCAGTCACAGCCAGTTAAGAATGGAACTGGTCCGAGTGTTTATAAAGGCTTAGTCCCCAAACCTGCTGTTCCACCTACAAAA CCTACACAATGGAAAAGccaaactaaagaaaacaaagttgGGACTTCTTTTCCTCATGAATCTACATATGGTGTTGGCAACTTTAATACTTTTAAGTCAACCGCCAAGAATATTAGTCCATCAACAAATTCTGTGAAAGAG TGTAATCGTTCAAATTCTTCTTCACCTGTTGACAAACTTAATCAGCAGCCTCGTTTAACTAAACTGACACGAATGCGCAGTGATAAAAAGAGTGAATTTTTGAAAGCATTGAAAAGGGACCGAGTAGAAGAGGAACATGAAGATGAAAGCCATGCTGGCTCAGAGAAG GATGACGACTCATTTAATTTGCATAACAGCAATACTCACCAAGAAAGAGATATAAACAGAAACTTTGATGAAAATGAAATTCCACAGGAGAATGGCAATGCCTCGGTGATTTCTCAACAAATCATTCGTTCTTCAACTTTTCCACAAACTGATGTTCTTTCCAGTTCACTTGAGGCAGAACACAG ATTATTAAAAGAGATGGGCTGGCAGGAAGACAGTGAAAATGATGAAACATGTGCTCCCTTAACTGAGGATGAAATGAGAGAATTCCAAGTTATTAGTGAGCAG TTACAGAAGAATGGTCTGAGAAAAAATGGTATTTTGAAAAATGGCCTGATCTGTGACTTCAAGTTTGGACCCTGGAAAAACAGCACTTTCAAACCCACGATTGAGAATGACGACACAGAGACAAGTAGCAGTGACACATCAGATGACGACGATGTGTGA
- the Gpbp1 gene encoding vasculin isoform X4 has product MALILVLDVLMEPSLNPEYEREPNQNKSLAAGVWDYPPNPKSRTPRMLVIKKGNTKDLQLSGFPVAGNLQSQPVKNGTGPSVYKGLVPKPAVPPTKPTQWKSQTKENKVGTSFPHESTYGVGNFNTFKSTAKNISPSTNSVKECNRSNSSSPVDKLNQQPRLTKLTRMRSDKKSEFLKALKRDRVEEEHEDESHAGSEKDDDSFNLHNSNTHQERDINRNFDENEIPQENGNASVISQQIIRSSTFPQTDVLSSSLEAEHRLLKEMGWQEDSENDETCAPLTEDEMREFQVISEQLQKNGLRKNGILKNGLICDFKFGPWKNSTFKPTIENDDTETSSSDTSDDDDV; this is encoded by the exons ATGGCTTTGATTCTGGTATTGGACGTCCTAATGGAG ccaTCTTTAAATCCTGAATATGAGAGAGAACCAAATCAGAATAAATCTTTAGCTGCGGGTGTATGGG ACTATCCCCCGAATCCTAAATCTAGAACTCCAAGAATGCTGGTCATTAAGAAAGGTAATACAAAAGACTTACAGCTATCTGGATTCCCAGTAGCAGGAAATCTCCAGTCACAGCCAGTTAAGAATGGAACTGGTCCGAGTGTTTATAAAGGCTTAGTCCCCAAACCTGCTGTTCCACCTACAAAA CCTACACAATGGAAAAGccaaactaaagaaaacaaagttgGGACTTCTTTTCCTCATGAATCTACATATGGTGTTGGCAACTTTAATACTTTTAAGTCAACCGCCAAGAATATTAGTCCATCAACAAATTCTGTGAAAGAG TGTAATCGTTCAAATTCTTCTTCACCTGTTGACAAACTTAATCAGCAGCCTCGTTTAACTAAACTGACACGAATGCGCAGTGATAAAAAGAGTGAATTTTTGAAAGCATTGAAAAGGGACCGAGTAGAAGAGGAACATGAAGATGAAAGCCATGCTGGCTCAGAGAAG GATGACGACTCATTTAATTTGCATAACAGCAATACTCACCAAGAAAGAGATATAAACAGAAACTTTGATGAAAATGAAATTCCACAGGAGAATGGCAATGCCTCGGTGATTTCTCAACAAATCATTCGTTCTTCAACTTTTCCACAAACTGATGTTCTTTCCAGTTCACTTGAGGCAGAACACAG ATTATTAAAAGAGATGGGCTGGCAGGAAGACAGTGAAAATGATGAAACATGTGCTCCCTTAACTGAGGATGAAATGAGAGAATTCCAAGTTATTAGTGAGCAG TTACAGAAGAATGGTCTGAGAAAAAATGGTATTTTGAAAAATGGCCTGATCTGTGACTTCAAGTTTGGACCCTGGAAAAACAGCACTTTCAAACCCACGATTGAGAATGACGACACAGAGACAAGTAGCAGTGACACATCAGATGACGACGATGTGTGA
- the Gpbp1 gene encoding vasculin isoform X3, with product MALILVLDVLMEPSLNPEYEREPNQNKSLAAGVWGLHAQTHTYPTKKISQAPLLDYPPNPKSRTPRMLVIKKGNTKDLQLSGFPVAGNLQSQPVKNGTGPSVYKGLVPKPAVPPTKPTQWKSQTKENKVGTSFPHESTYGVGNFNTFKSTAKNISPSTNSVKECNRSNSSSPVDKLNQQPRLTKLTRMRSDKKSEFLKALKRDRVEEEHEDESHAGSEKDDDSFNLHNSNTHQERDINRNFDENEIPQENGNASVISQQIIRSSTFPQTDVLSSSLEAEHRLLKEMGWQEDSENDETCAPLTEDEMREFQVISEQLQKNGLRKNGILKNGLICDFKFGPWKNSTFKPTIENDDTETSSSDTSDDDDV from the exons ATGGCTTTGATTCTGGTATTGGACGTCCTAATGGAG ccaTCTTTAAATCCTGAATATGAGAGAGAACCAAATCAGAATAAATCTTTAGCTGCGGGTGTATGGG GCCTACAcgcccagacacacacatacccaaccaaaaaaatctccCAAGCTCCTCTCTTAG ACTATCCCCCGAATCCTAAATCTAGAACTCCAAGAATGCTGGTCATTAAGAAAGGTAATACAAAAGACTTACAGCTATCTGGATTCCCAGTAGCAGGAAATCTCCAGTCACAGCCAGTTAAGAATGGAACTGGTCCGAGTGTTTATAAAGGCTTAGTCCCCAAACCTGCTGTTCCACCTACAAAA CCTACACAATGGAAAAGccaaactaaagaaaacaaagttgGGACTTCTTTTCCTCATGAATCTACATATGGTGTTGGCAACTTTAATACTTTTAAGTCAACCGCCAAGAATATTAGTCCATCAACAAATTCTGTGAAAGAG TGTAATCGTTCAAATTCTTCTTCACCTGTTGACAAACTTAATCAGCAGCCTCGTTTAACTAAACTGACACGAATGCGCAGTGATAAAAAGAGTGAATTTTTGAAAGCATTGAAAAGGGACCGAGTAGAAGAGGAACATGAAGATGAAAGCCATGCTGGCTCAGAGAAG GATGACGACTCATTTAATTTGCATAACAGCAATACTCACCAAGAAAGAGATATAAACAGAAACTTTGATGAAAATGAAATTCCACAGGAGAATGGCAATGCCTCGGTGATTTCTCAACAAATCATTCGTTCTTCAACTTTTCCACAAACTGATGTTCTTTCCAGTTCACTTGAGGCAGAACACAG ATTATTAAAAGAGATGGGCTGGCAGGAAGACAGTGAAAATGATGAAACATGTGCTCCCTTAACTGAGGATGAAATGAGAGAATTCCAAGTTATTAGTGAGCAG TTACAGAAGAATGGTCTGAGAAAAAATGGTATTTTGAAAAATGGCCTGATCTGTGACTTCAAGTTTGGACCCTGGAAAAACAGCACTTTCAAACCCACGATTGAGAATGACGACACAGAGACAAGTAGCAGTGACACATCAGATGACGACGATGTGTGA